The Herbaspirillum sp. RTI4 genome has a segment encoding these proteins:
- a CDS encoding type VI secretion system Vgr family protein, which yields MLPPIKDLERWLYNRQHKRLLTLDFPDNNCPQSGPERYQRDALFVPNRLDADEGLSRDFTYTVEVLSDDPRIPLTEVLGKLVTLSLKRKDGSLRYFNGYVFEFGLERCEGNVVFYRMVLKPWMAFLRQRKNNAVFCHQTLNDQALEIFRHYPSIRCDYRYAFPSGHAYLKLMHMGCQFNETDANYLHRRWEALGLSYRYEHTERGHQLMLCHNTAQEANPIDGGTPDIRFHSEDNDAEQHEAIHTWRPGRIISPGSRTTTAYNFKTAHLPSHQAWATSPNAQGNNVPEIESHDYVGAYSLHHSQNGYGETQARYRMDETDAQAKQHPMAGNNRYVAPGRWFQMRKHPRLRDLLGFEVREEKQRFLIIDVRHTVTNNYLQENEPADYRNTLSCIRKNIVWRPGPGYCSNDTRIHGTQTALVVGYEQGEIATDKYGRLRVQFHWDLLGKKTPLSSAWVRMATPWAGNMHGLHTLPRPGQEVVVTWLDGNPDHPLILGSVHNGCNPPPWNLPSEKALTGLRSRELIPGKSNFGSGRSNHLILDDTLDQIQAQLKSDHQHSQLSLGFITRIEDNYGRKDARGEGYALETEGSGALRAGKGLLLTTDGRAQAVGGTLSRDELVHCLEQALEIAKGLGSAAVTHHGSHRDTAPQQHLSAAVDALGKGSGPETSSTSTAAAGQAVIAISAAAGLASATPKDQTHYAGHNIDTVAGNNQQHYAMGHILHTARGDIEQLAVEGDLRQIAGKGKVTVQAQHNSMELIAEQVLRLISTSDRIEIVAKKEIVLGAGGSAIKISAEGITDITSGKRVIHTSGLDVTGPQQQLFVMPKFQRGELKEKVKASI from the coding sequence ATGCTGCCCCCCATCAAAGACCTCGAACGCTGGCTCTACAACCGCCAGCACAAACGCCTCCTCACCCTCGATTTCCCCGATAACAACTGCCCCCAGAGCGGCCCCGAACGCTACCAGCGCGACGCCCTGTTCGTTCCCAACCGCCTCGATGCCGACGAAGGCCTTTCCCGCGATTTCACCTACACCGTCGAAGTGCTGTCCGACGACCCGCGCATTCCTTTAACCGAGGTGCTAGGCAAGCTGGTCACCCTGTCGCTGAAACGCAAAGACGGCAGCCTGCGCTACTTCAACGGCTACGTGTTCGAATTCGGCCTCGAGCGCTGCGAAGGCAACGTCGTGTTTTACCGCATGGTGTTGAAGCCGTGGATGGCCTTCCTGCGCCAGCGCAAAAACAACGCCGTGTTTTGTCACCAGACCCTCAACGATCAGGCGCTGGAAATCTTCCGTCACTACCCCTCCATCCGCTGCGACTACCGCTATGCGTTCCCGAGCGGCCACGCTTATCTCAAGCTCATGCACATGGGCTGCCAGTTCAATGAAACCGATGCCAACTATCTGCACCGTCGTTGGGAAGCGTTAGGTCTCAGTTATCGCTACGAACACACCGAGCGCGGCCATCAGCTCATGCTGTGTCACAACACCGCGCAGGAAGCCAATCCCATCGATGGTGGCACCCCCGACATCCGTTTCCACAGCGAAGACAACGACGCCGAACAGCACGAGGCCATCCACACCTGGCGCCCCGGGCGCATCATCTCTCCCGGCAGCCGCACGACCACCGCCTACAATTTCAAAACCGCGCATCTGCCCAGCCATCAAGCCTGGGCCACGAGCCCCAATGCGCAAGGCAACAACGTCCCCGAGATCGAAAGTCACGATTACGTCGGCGCGTATAGCCTCCACCACAGTCAGAACGGCTACGGCGAAACGCAGGCGCGTTACCGCATGGATGAAACCGACGCGCAGGCCAAACAGCACCCGATGGCGGGCAACAACCGCTACGTCGCCCCGGGTCGCTGGTTCCAGATGCGCAAACATCCGCGCCTGCGCGATCTGCTGGGCTTCGAGGTGCGCGAAGAAAAACAACGCTTCCTTATCATCGACGTGCGTCACACCGTCACCAATAACTACCTGCAAGAAAACGAACCGGCCGACTACCGCAATACCTTGAGTTGCATCCGCAAAAACATCGTCTGGCGACCCGGCCCCGGCTATTGCAGCAACGACACCCGCATCCACGGCACGCAGACCGCACTGGTGGTCGGCTACGAGCAAGGCGAAATCGCCACCGACAAATACGGCCGTCTGCGCGTGCAATTTCACTGGGACTTGCTGGGCAAGAAAACCCCGCTCAGCTCGGCCTGGGTGCGCATGGCCACACCGTGGGCCGGCAACATGCACGGCCTGCACACGCTGCCGCGACCCGGGCAGGAAGTCGTCGTCACCTGGCTCGACGGCAATCCCGACCATCCGCTCATTCTCGGCAGCGTGCATAACGGCTGCAACCCGCCGCCCTGGAATTTGCCGAGCGAGAAAGCGTTAACGGGCCTGCGCAGTCGCGAACTGATTCCCGGCAAAAGCAACTTCGGGAGTGGGCGCAGTAATCATCTGATCCTCGACGACACGCTCGATCAAATTCAGGCGCAGCTTAAAAGCGATCATCAGCACAGCCAGCTTTCGCTGGGATTTATTACCCGCATCGAGGACAACTACGGAAGAAAGGACGCGCGCGGAGAAGGCTATGCGCTGGAAACCGAAGGCTCTGGCGCACTGCGCGCCGGCAAGGGTTTACTGCTCACGACGGACGGTCGCGCCCAAGCGGTCGGCGGCACGCTCAGTCGCGACGAACTGGTGCATTGCCTGGAACAAGCACTCGAAATTGCCAAAGGACTCGGCAGTGCCGCCGTCACCCATCACGGCAGTCACCGTGACACCGCCCCGCAGCAACATCTGAGCGCGGCCGTCGATGCGCTCGGCAAGGGCAGCGGCCCGGAAACCAGCTCCACCAGCACCGCTGCCGCCGGACAAGCGGTCATCGCCATCAGTGCCGCCGCCGGACTGGCCAGCGCCACCCCCAAAGATCAAACCCATTACGCCGGTCACAACATCGACACCGTTGCCGGCAACAACCAGCAGCACTACGCCATGGGCCACATCCTGCACACCGCGCGCGGCGATATCGAACAACTCGCAGTCGAAGGCGATCTGCGCCAGATTGCCGGTAAAGGCAAAGTCACCGTGCAGGCGCAGCACAACAGCATGGAGCTGATTGCCGAACAGGTCCTGCGACTGATTTCCACCAGCGACCGCATCGAAATCGTCGCCAAAAAAGAAATCGTGCTGGGCGCAGGCGGCTCCGCCATCAAGATCAGCGCCGAAGGCATTACCGATATCACCAGCGGCAAGCGGGTGATTCATACGTCGGGGTTGGATGTGACGGGGCCTCAGCAACAGCTCTTTGTCATGCCTAAATTTCAGCGCGGCGAACTAAAAGAAAAAGTGAAAGCTTCAATCTAA
- a CDS encoding M23 family metallopeptidase yields the protein MLISPPFIIKPPASQVEAANAIDDADSTGNDATEAPEKTAAETGQETTEISGANGGRIDTHAPHPHTPSPRALRNPASTAAAQAARAAPVASTSATRPPHAATVSTPVDKTALVAATGPTSISNSAHILDNGLKTVAATESSTLAPEGNYPLGQSLMWHTGLHLQAPLESPHVYADVRAIADGKVIFVHPPRSKVSDADDPQAYNPFGDQASWTDNGMIIIEHETDIGAQEETLTTVKFYSAYMHLSQIKSGVAVNSKVFRKDAIGRPGDIYGHDGQIELSICCNTTELQHLIGRRPEWKDPKTEPSAHGRIDSVFGKTYIFLSARTPVIFTTPTAHHHNHTHGSTRLGTAQWVEIDYTKGQATLTTYRTDGSRGHSTSEPDFEYQLYKESQLRHDCVVKAGISPSSASGWFELLHFGRNLGRGPKPEQKDPLPENAVHWRKIKTVDGVDLWADLHDCDNYVFSEADFLPLMGWNCYGDDTKPNDQRCDSPTLKALIADPADPKSIGDNAALAQRIGRPDVLPKLARTICQFPNEWDRDTIATRYGCIKADLEARGKAHVWPPFEAHLNSLAMSNLPANFKAADWHFHPGEFIRTFKKCAWLSVAELKQLIPPKALRKSKGEWVSETVNPPSLVLTKKDDDNPWPDRLRELNRANRKFCVNNPSRMAAFYGNALQETQWLELIREGSNKFGNKDAQYCPWDGRGFFQLTWPDNYIKYFEFRGTVIDRRIKEKLNAAQIIANRDRDNSGLDDSKTAIPKSLRESRDNITEDEYPYELGNTAGAYWMWSGAINKSDKEASNIRKEVGNLKNKYIYYEHKSFGEIAATINIGSPNNKFEKINGIQARFQAYAVAQSVLFDFPQFKHGGSTKKEGRTIKETPEGVILRRDTK from the coding sequence ATGCTAATTAGCCCTCCATTTATTATTAAACCACCTGCCTCACAAGTAGAAGCAGCAAACGCAATCGACGACGCCGACAGTACCGGAAATGACGCAACGGAAGCGCCCGAGAAAACTGCTGCTGAAACCGGACAAGAAACAACTGAAATATCCGGAGCAAACGGCGGGCGCATCGACACTCACGCTCCACACCCTCACACCCCATCCCCCCGCGCCTTACGCAACCCGGCGAGCACCGCTGCCGCGCAGGCAGCGCGTGCCGCCCCGGTCGCAAGCACCTCCGCAACACGGCCCCCTCACGCAGCGACTGTCTCAACGCCCGTCGACAAAACGGCCTTAGTCGCCGCAACAGGACCAACCAGCATTTCTAATTCCGCTCACATTCTCGACAATGGCTTAAAAACCGTTGCTGCCACCGAATCAAGCACCCTGGCCCCGGAAGGCAACTATCCCCTCGGACAAAGCCTGATGTGGCACACCGGCCTCCACCTGCAAGCCCCCTTGGAATCCCCACACGTCTACGCCGACGTACGCGCCATTGCCGACGGCAAAGTCATCTTCGTGCACCCGCCACGCAGCAAGGTCAGCGATGCTGACGACCCGCAAGCCTACAACCCCTTCGGCGACCAAGCCAGCTGGACCGACAACGGCATGATCATCATCGAACATGAAACCGACATCGGCGCGCAAGAAGAAACGCTCACGACAGTCAAGTTTTACTCGGCCTACATGCATCTATCGCAGATCAAATCCGGCGTGGCCGTCAACAGCAAAGTATTCCGCAAGGACGCCATCGGCAGACCCGGCGACATCTACGGCCACGACGGCCAGATTGAACTCTCGATCTGCTGCAACACCACAGAACTCCAGCACCTCATCGGCCGCCGCCCGGAATGGAAAGACCCGAAAACCGAACCCAGCGCCCACGGTCGCATCGACAGCGTATTCGGTAAAACTTACATCTTCTTATCCGCGCGCACCCCCGTCATTTTCACCACGCCGACCGCCCACCACCACAACCACACCCACGGCAGCACCCGCCTGGGCACCGCGCAATGGGTAGAAATCGACTACACCAAAGGGCAGGCCACGCTGACCACCTACCGCACCGACGGCAGTCGAGGCCATTCCACCAGCGAACCGGACTTTGAATACCAGCTCTACAAGGAATCGCAGCTGCGCCACGACTGCGTCGTGAAAGCCGGCATATCGCCGAGCAGCGCCAGTGGCTGGTTTGAGCTACTGCACTTTGGCCGCAACCTCGGGCGCGGCCCCAAGCCAGAGCAAAAAGACCCGCTACCGGAGAACGCCGTACACTGGCGCAAAATTAAAACCGTGGACGGCGTCGACCTCTGGGCCGACCTGCACGACTGCGACAACTACGTCTTTAGCGAAGCCGATTTTTTACCTCTCATGGGATGGAATTGCTACGGCGACGACACCAAGCCCAACGACCAGCGCTGCGACTCGCCCACCCTCAAAGCCCTGATCGCCGACCCGGCTGACCCGAAGTCTATCGGAGACAACGCCGCACTGGCGCAGCGCATCGGCCGACCCGACGTGCTCCCCAAACTGGCACGTACCATCTGCCAGTTCCCTAACGAATGGGACCGGGACACCATCGCCACGCGCTACGGCTGCATCAAAGCCGACCTCGAAGCCCGCGGCAAAGCGCACGTCTGGCCGCCCTTCGAAGCACATCTCAACAGCCTCGCCATGAGCAACTTACCGGCGAACTTCAAAGCCGCGGACTGGCATTTCCACCCCGGAGAATTCATCCGTACCTTCAAGAAATGCGCCTGGCTGAGCGTGGCCGAACTCAAGCAGCTGATTCCTCCCAAGGCGCTGAGGAAATCGAAGGGAGAATGGGTGAGTGAGACGGTTAACCCGCCGTCTTTAGTTCTGACAAAAAAAGATGACGACAATCCTTGGCCCGACCGTCTGCGCGAATTGAACAGGGCAAACCGGAAATTCTGCGTCAACAACCCTTCGCGCATGGCGGCATTTTATGGGAATGCGTTGCAGGAAACGCAATGGCTTGAGTTGATTCGTGAAGGTAGCAATAAATTTGGAAATAAAGATGCCCAATATTGCCCATGGGATGGCCGAGGATTTTTTCAATTAACTTGGCCCGATAACTATATTAAATATTTTGAATTTAGAGGAACAGTAATTGATAGAAGAATAAAAGAAAAGCTCAACGCTGCGCAAATAATTGCAAACAGAGACAGGGACAATTCTGGTTTGGATGATTCAAAAACAGCTATCCCTAAATCATTAAGAGAATCACGCGATAATATTACAGAAGATGAATATCCTTATGAATTAGGAAATACAGCAGGAGCATACTGGATGTGGAGTGGCGCCATAAACAAATCCGACAAAGAAGCGTCCAATATTAGAAAAGAGGTAGGCAATTTAAAGAATAAATATATTTATTATGAGCATAAATCATTTGGAGAAATTGCCGCCACAATTAATATTGGCTCGCCGAATAATAAATTTGAAAAAATTAATGGTATCCAGGCAAGGTTCCAGGCATATGCCGTCGCGCAATCAGTACTTTTTGATTTCCCGCAATTTAAACATGGAGGAAGCACAAAAAAAGAGGGGAGGACTATCAAAGAAACCCCTGAGGGCGTCATATTAAGAAGGGACACAAAATGA
- a CDS encoding S-(hydroxymethyl)glutathione dehydrogenase/class III alcohol dehydrogenase, giving the protein MKTKAAIAWKAGQPLTIEEVELGGPREGEVLVEIKATGICHTDYYTLSGADPEGIFPSILGHEGAGIVVDVGPGVKSLKKDDHVIPLYTPECRQCKFCLSQKTNLCQSIRSTQGRGLMPDATSRFSIDGKPIYHYMGTSTFSNYIVVPEIALAKIREDAPFDKVCYIGCGVTTGVGAVLFTAKVEAGANVVVFGLGGIGLNVIQAARMVGADKIIGVDLNPAREAMARKFGMTHFINPKEVGNVVDAIIGLTDGGADYSFECIGNVNTMRQALECCHKGWGQSIVIGVADAGQEISTRPFQLVTGRVWRGSAFGGARGRTDVPKIVDWYMEGKLNIDDLITHKLPLERINEGFDLMKSGESIRTVVEY; this is encoded by the coding sequence ATGAAGACGAAAGCCGCTATTGCCTGGAAAGCAGGACAACCCCTGACAATTGAAGAAGTGGAATTGGGCGGCCCCAGAGAAGGGGAGGTGTTGGTGGAAATCAAAGCCACCGGCATTTGCCATACCGATTACTACACCTTGTCGGGCGCTGATCCTGAAGGCATCTTCCCTTCGATTCTGGGCCATGAAGGCGCGGGCATCGTGGTCGATGTCGGCCCGGGTGTAAAAAGCCTCAAAAAAGACGACCATGTAATCCCGCTTTACACGCCGGAATGTCGCCAGTGCAAATTCTGCCTCTCGCAAAAAACCAATCTGTGTCAGTCGATACGCAGCACGCAGGGCAGGGGACTGATGCCGGATGCGACCAGCCGCTTTTCCATCGACGGCAAACCTATCTACCATTACATGGGGACTTCGACCTTCTCCAATTACATTGTGGTGCCCGAAATTGCGCTGGCTAAAATCCGCGAAGATGCGCCGTTCGACAAAGTTTGCTATATCGGTTGCGGTGTCACCACCGGCGTCGGCGCAGTGCTGTTCACCGCCAAAGTAGAAGCAGGCGCGAATGTGGTGGTGTTTGGTCTGGGCGGTATCGGGCTCAACGTTATACAAGCGGCGCGTATGGTCGGTGCAGACAAAATTATCGGCGTCGATCTCAATCCCGCACGCGAAGCAATGGCGCGCAAATTCGGTATGACGCACTTCATTAATCCGAAGGAAGTCGGCAACGTGGTCGATGCCATCATCGGCCTGACCGACGGCGGCGCAGATTATAGTTTTGAATGTATCGGCAACGTCAACACCATGCGTCAGGCGCTGGAATGCTGCCACAAAGGATGGGGTCAATCGATCGTGATCGGCGTGGCTGACGCGGGACAAGAAATCAGCACGCGTCCCTTCCAATTGGTGACAGGACGTGTATGGAGAGGGTCGGCTTTCGGTGGCGCGCGTGGTCGCACCGATGTGCCGAAAATCGTTGACTGGTACATGGAAGGCAAACTCAATATCGACGATCTGATTACCCACAAGTTGCCGCTGGAGCGGATCAACGAAGGTTTCGATCTGATGAAAAGCGGTGAGTCTATCCGCACCGTCGTCGAATATTAA
- the fghA gene encoding S-formylglutathione hydrolase — protein sequence MELISSHSCWGGTQFFYRHDSIEIGLPMRFSVFLPPQAAHGPVPVLFYLAGLTCNEETFPTKAGAQRYAAQHGIMLVAPDTSPRGAGIEGESDSWDFGVGAGFYLDATTTPWSQHYRMYSYVSQELRNLIMEQFPAAPGRIGIFGHSMGGHGALVLALRQPEVYRSVSAFAPVAAPSLSPWGEKAFTNYLGEDRKSWAAYDASALMSQASRPFPHGILIDQGLGDKFLEAQLFPQHFEEACQRAQQALDLRLHARYDHGYYFIQSFMEDHLAFHARILHG from the coding sequence ATGGAACTGATCAGCTCCCACTCATGCTGGGGCGGAACCCAATTTTTTTATCGGCATGATTCGATTGAAATTGGTTTGCCCATGCGCTTCTCTGTGTTTCTGCCACCGCAGGCAGCGCATGGCCCGGTGCCGGTTCTGTTTTATCTGGCCGGACTGACCTGCAACGAGGAAACATTTCCCACCAAGGCCGGTGCGCAGCGCTATGCCGCGCAACACGGCATCATGCTGGTCGCGCCCGACACCAGCCCGCGCGGTGCGGGTATCGAAGGCGAATCTGACAGTTGGGATTTCGGTGTCGGCGCCGGGTTTTATCTGGATGCGACCACAACGCCGTGGAGTCAGCATTACCGCATGTATTCCTATGTGTCGCAGGAATTGCGAAACCTGATCATGGAGCAATTTCCGGCAGCACCCGGTCGGATCGGCATATTCGGTCACTCGATGGGCGGTCATGGGGCATTGGTGCTGGCCTTGCGGCAGCCGGAGGTTTATCGCTCCGTCTCGGCGTTTGCGCCAGTTGCCGCTCCCAGCTTGTCGCCGTGGGGAGAAAAGGCTTTCACGAATTATCTGGGCGAGGATCGTAAAAGCTGGGCCGCCTACGATGCCAGCGCGCTGATGAGTCAGGCCAGCAGGCCATTTCCGCACGGCATACTGATTGACCAGGGTCTGGGCGACAAATTTCTGGAAGCGCAATTATTTCCGCAACATTTTGAAGAGGCCTGTCAGCGGGCGCAGCAAGCACTCGACTTGCGGCTGCACGCCAGATATGACCATGGTTATTACTTCATCCAGTCGTTCATGGAAGATCATCTGGCCTTTCATGCCCGCATCCTGCATGGTTAA
- a CDS encoding response regulator transcription factor, with translation MRFLIIEDDSDTARYICNGLEEHGHTVAWCNDAVVGLNRAANEAWDLIILDRMLPQNADGLSIITALRETGKTIPILILSALSSLDDRVQGLRGGGDDYLCKPFSFAELLARCEALLRRAGIQDESHELRVADLRLDLRTRRAIRANQSIELQPREFRLLEYLVRHQGQVVTRTMLLEGVWDYHFDPQTNVIDVQISRLRNKIDKNFLPALLHTVRGVGYMIAVND, from the coding sequence ATGCGTTTCCTGATAATCGAAGATGACAGCGATACCGCCCGCTACATTTGCAACGGGCTGGAAGAACACGGGCACACCGTTGCCTGGTGCAACGATGCGGTGGTGGGACTGAACCGCGCCGCCAATGAAGCATGGGATTTGATTATTCTGGATCGCATGCTTCCTCAAAATGCCGATGGTTTATCGATCATCACCGCGTTACGGGAAACCGGCAAGACCATACCGATACTGATTCTCAGCGCGCTTTCCAGTCTGGACGACCGTGTGCAGGGCCTTCGTGGTGGTGGTGATGATTACCTGTGCAAACCCTTTTCTTTTGCCGAATTGCTCGCGCGTTGCGAAGCACTGCTGCGGCGTGCCGGCATTCAGGATGAATCGCATGAATTGCGCGTGGCCGATCTCAGGCTCGACTTGAGAACGCGGCGCGCTATTCGCGCCAACCAGTCCATTGAATTGCAACCAAGAGAATTCCGTTTGCTGGAATATCTCGTCCGCCATCAGGGGCAGGTGGTGACACGCACCATGCTGTTAGAAGGGGTCTGGGACTATCACTTCGATCCGCAAACCAATGTGATTGACGTTCAAATCAGCCGGCTGCGCAATAAAATCGACAAAAATTTTTTACCTGCTTTGCTGCATACCGTGCGTGGTGTCGGCTACATGATTGCGGTCAATGACTAA
- a CDS encoding HAMP domain-containing sensor histidine kinase: MTKLWRSEALRLSLICGGLIALAILLLSLVFYFGTAGVLARNVDNKITSAADRLTQSYAHGGTIHVGEKIEQYLSDDVDSDTEIYLLINTEGQKIAGNLSVLASFPKLDEVIDQKVVRNNRPSFSRMLSRRLPDGALLVVGRDMNDLNEINALIWRAIAGGGLLALLLSAVGTIFLRSRIERKILTIRHAAIEIETGNLSRRIVVSDDDDEFSRLSQDLNRMLDRIEHLMDGVRHVSNTIAHNLRTPLGRICAHLDEALRDDADEKKMRAAAQFAIEEINELTSLLNKVLQVAEAESGMRRRSFELVDLSEVIRDIAELYDAAAEEMDVKLITKVDGSPHLRGDRQLLASALANLLDNALKYAGHPTTITVNAMQRGRQLILQVADNGPGIPEQERKNVLQRFYRLDHQQQGNGMGLSIVAAIVHLHGGTLELADATPGLMVQMEFPII; this comes from the coding sequence ATGACTAAACTCTGGCGCTCTGAAGCGCTGCGCTTATCCCTGATTTGCGGCGGTTTGATCGCGCTTGCGATATTACTGCTCTCTCTCGTTTTTTATTTCGGTACTGCCGGTGTTTTGGCGAGAAATGTTGATAACAAAATTACGTCGGCAGCCGATCGCCTGACACAGTCGTACGCGCATGGCGGCACTATTCATGTCGGAGAAAAAATAGAACAATACCTGAGTGACGATGTGGATTCGGATACCGAAATTTATCTGCTCATCAATACCGAGGGACAAAAAATTGCGGGCAATCTCAGTGTACTGGCCTCATTTCCAAAGTTGGATGAGGTAATTGATCAGAAAGTGGTGCGCAACAATCGGCCCTCGTTTTCCAGAATGTTATCGCGTCGCCTGCCTGACGGAGCCTTATTGGTAGTCGGGCGCGACATGAATGACCTCAACGAGATCAACGCACTCATCTGGCGCGCCATCGCTGGCGGCGGCTTGCTGGCATTACTTCTTTCTGCTGTGGGAACCATTTTTTTGCGTTCCCGGATAGAGCGCAAAATTTTAACGATCCGCCATGCCGCGATAGAAATCGAAACCGGCAATCTGAGTCGTCGCATTGTCGTGTCCGACGACGACGATGAATTCTCCCGCTTGAGTCAGGATCTCAATCGTATGCTTGACAGAATTGAGCATCTGATGGACGGCGTGCGCCATGTCTCCAATACCATTGCCCACAATCTGCGTACGCCGCTGGGTCGAATCTGCGCGCACCTCGACGAAGCATTACGCGACGATGCGGACGAGAAAAAAATGCGTGCCGCAGCGCAATTCGCCATTGAAGAAATCAATGAGTTAACTTCGCTACTGAACAAGGTGCTTCAGGTTGCAGAGGCAGAGTCCGGCATGCGGCGTCGGTCCTTTGAGTTAGTAGATTTGTCGGAAGTGATTCGCGACATTGCCGAACTCTATGATGCGGCAGCAGAAGAGATGGACGTCAAGCTGATCACGAAAGTCGACGGCAGTCCCCATCTGCGCGGTGACAGGCAGTTGCTGGCAAGCGCACTAGCTAATCTATTGGACAACGCCCTGAAATACGCAGGTCATCCGACCACTATCACGGTCAATGCCATGCAGCGCGGACGTCAACTGATTTTGCAAGTTGCCGATAACGGTCCCGGTATTCCGGAGCAGGAACGCAAGAATGTCTTACAGCGTTTTTACCGACTCGATCATCAGCAGCAGGGAAATGGCATGGGACTATCCATCGTTGCGGCAATTGTTCATTTGCATGGCGGCACGCTTGAGCTTGCCGATGCTACGCCGGGTTTGATGGTGCAAATGGAATTCCCGATTATTTAA
- a CDS encoding DUF2846 domain-containing protein: MEKYIRKFLKEIFPCVFFTLVTLSVTVHAHAHADNACHHFVLKLPCVVVPLAPAAQDAEAKQFITPTNGMARLYMIRDFVSVHEQRMTLLVNGQAVADIAPFTYAAIDIAAGKYRINALSTNKAEIALDVKAGKLYFLKANLHLMLNTVSANLMMLDEAEGKREVSESDRVIALPFAP, from the coding sequence ATGGAAAAATATATAAGAAAATTTTTAAAAGAAATATTTCCCTGCGTTTTCTTCACGCTGGTCACGCTGTCCGTCACCGTGCATGCCCATGCCCACGCTGACAATGCCTGCCACCACTTCGTGTTGAAATTGCCTTGTGTCGTAGTGCCGTTGGCACCTGCAGCGCAGGATGCCGAAGCGAAACAATTTATTACGCCGACGAACGGCATGGCTCGCCTGTACATGATCCGCGATTTCGTCAGCGTGCACGAGCAGCGTATGACGCTCCTGGTGAATGGCCAAGCAGTTGCGGATATCGCTCCGTTCACTTATGCCGCCATCGATATCGCAGCGGGAAAATATCGCATTAATGCTCTCTCGACAAACAAGGCCGAGATAGCGCTCGATGTCAAAGCCGGAAAGTTGTACTTTCTGAAAGCTAATCTGCATTTAATGCTGAACACTGTCAGCGCCAATTTGATGATGCTTGATGAGGCGGAAGGAAAGCGGGAAGTGAGTGAGTCGGACAGAGTTATTGCCTTACCGTTTGCACCATAA
- a CDS encoding efflux RND transporter periplasmic adaptor subunit, translated as MKWIVLCFSVAFASSACNRSASQETTDVPMFSMVSGRYVVAEKSALRSHLQVQTITDAQLPRTVTLPAAVEADPARIVNILAPLTGKILSLKVSLGDRVKAGQIVATLGSGDLAAAWSDQDKARDAFALAKRAAERASGVREAGATADKDLEAAESTMHQAQAELTRTESRLRVLGGRPGDLQRELHLTAPAAGVVTALNVGQGSNVNDLTATLMTIANLDEVFVTANAAESDVEAISVGSPVDITLTAYPGRIIKGVVASANALIEPDTRRQKIRVRLRNTDGALKPNMFASVRVILPGSTYLSVPQSALLMNNDTITVLVETPAWTFERRKVQTGDEDDNSVQILSGLKAGDRVVVKGGVLLND; from the coding sequence ATGAAATGGATCGTCCTGTGTTTCAGCGTCGCATTCGCCAGCAGCGCTTGCAATCGAAGTGCCTCTCAAGAGACGACTGACGTGCCGATGTTCAGCATGGTAAGCGGTCGTTATGTGGTCGCCGAAAAATCCGCGTTACGTAGTCACCTGCAAGTGCAAACAATCACCGACGCTCAACTGCCACGGACAGTTACTTTGCCGGCGGCGGTCGAGGCCGATCCGGCACGCATCGTCAATATCCTTGCGCCGTTGACCGGAAAAATTCTTTCCCTGAAAGTCAGCCTGGGCGACCGTGTTAAAGCTGGTCAGATCGTGGCGACGCTGGGTTCCGGCGATCTGGCTGCCGCCTGGTCCGATCAGGACAAAGCGCGCGATGCTTTTGCTTTGGCCAAACGTGCGGCAGAACGCGCCAGTGGTGTCAGGGAAGCGGGCGCTACTGCGGATAAAGATCTCGAAGCAGCAGAAAGCACCATGCACCAGGCACAAGCCGAATTGACGCGGACAGAATCGCGCTTGCGTGTGCTCGGCGGACGTCCCGGTGATCTGCAGCGTGAATTACATCTGACCGCGCCGGCTGCCGGTGTGGTGACGGCGCTCAATGTCGGTCAGGGTTCCAATGTCAACGACCTCACGGCCACCCTCATGACGATTGCCAATCTGGATGAAGTGTTCGTCACAGCGAATGCAGCGGAATCCGATGTGGAGGCTATCAGCGTAGGAAGTCCGGTCGACATTACCCTGACCGCGTATCCGGGGCGGATCATCAAAGGCGTGGTGGCTTCCGCCAATGCCCTCATCGAACCGGATACACGCCGCCAGAAAATACGCGTTCGTTTACGCAATACCGATGGCGCATTGAAACCGAATATGTTCGCCAGCGTCAGAGTCATCCTTCCCGGTAGTACTTATCTTTCGGTACCGCAATCGGCGTTGCTGATGAATAACGACACTATCACGGTACTGGTCGAAACCCCCGCCTGGACTTTCGAGCGACGCAAGGTGCAAACCGGCGACGAGGACGATAACAGTGTGCAGATTTTGTCGGGCCTAAAAGCAGGCGATCGGGTTGTGGTCAAGGGCGGAGTCTTGCTCAATGATTAA